In one Curtobacterium citreum genomic region, the following are encoded:
- the hisD gene encoding histidinol dehydrogenase, with the protein MMQRIDLRGGLPARADLLRLMPRAAGDVSSAVAAARELVDDVRRRGADALHEQAERFDGGAPEHVRVPADEIAAAVAGLTPELRAALDEAIRRVRAASAAQVPAGSVTTLADGAEVHQRWQPMRRVGLYVPGGKAVYPSSVVMNVVPAQVAGVGSIALVSPPQRDHGGRVHPTILAAAGLLGIDEVYAMGGAGAVGALAYGVASIGLEPVDLVTGPGNNYVAAAKRLVRGVVGIDSEAGATEILVIADDSADAGFVAADLVSQAEHDEQAGSVLVTTSASFADAVEAAIPERVAALGTATRLQAALDGPQSAVVLVDSLADAAAVSNAYGPEHLEIQTADDDAVLADIDAAGAVFVGPSTPVSLGDYLAGSNHVLPTGGQARFGSGLSASTFLRPQQVIRYSATALTEVAPHIVALATEEQLPGHGAAVTERTGRA; encoded by the coding sequence ATGATGCAGCGAATCGACCTCCGTGGCGGCCTGCCCGCCCGTGCCGACCTCCTCCGCCTGATGCCGCGTGCCGCCGGTGACGTCTCGTCCGCCGTCGCCGCCGCGCGGGAGCTCGTGGACGACGTGCGACGCCGCGGGGCCGATGCGCTGCACGAGCAGGCCGAGCGCTTCGACGGGGGAGCGCCCGAGCACGTCCGGGTCCCCGCGGACGAGATCGCCGCCGCGGTCGCCGGGCTCACCCCGGAGCTCCGCGCCGCGCTGGACGAGGCGATCCGCCGCGTCCGTGCCGCGAGTGCGGCCCAGGTGCCGGCCGGTTCGGTGACGACGCTCGCCGACGGCGCCGAGGTGCACCAGCGCTGGCAGCCGATGCGCCGCGTGGGACTCTACGTCCCTGGCGGCAAGGCCGTGTACCCCTCGAGCGTCGTGATGAACGTCGTCCCCGCGCAGGTCGCCGGCGTCGGGTCCATCGCCCTCGTCTCCCCGCCGCAGCGGGACCACGGCGGGCGGGTGCACCCGACGATCCTCGCGGCGGCAGGGCTCCTCGGCATCGACGAGGTCTACGCGATGGGCGGCGCCGGAGCGGTCGGCGCGCTGGCCTACGGCGTCGCGTCGATCGGCCTCGAGCCCGTCGACCTGGTCACCGGGCCCGGGAACAACTACGTCGCCGCGGCGAAGCGTCTCGTGCGCGGCGTCGTCGGCATCGACTCCGAGGCCGGAGCGACCGAGATCCTCGTCATCGCGGACGACAGCGCCGACGCGGGCTTCGTCGCGGCAGACCTGGTCAGCCAGGCCGAGCACGACGAGCAGGCCGGCAGCGTCCTCGTGACGACGTCGGCGTCGTTCGCCGATGCGGTGGAGGCGGCCATCCCGGAACGGGTGGCTGCGCTCGGGACGGCCACGCGCCTCCAGGCCGCCCTGGACGGTCCGCAGTCGGCGGTCGTCCTGGTGGACTCGCTCGCCGACGCGGCAGCAGTCAGCAACGCGTACGGGCCGGAGCACCTCGAGATCCAGACCGCGGACGACGACGCTGTGCTCGCGGACATCGACGCCGCGGGTGCCGTGTTCGTCGGGCCGAGCACGCCCGTCAGCCTCGGCGACTACCTGGCGGGGTCGAACCACGTGCTGCCGACCGGCGGCCAGGCGCGCTTCGGCTCCGGACTCTCCGCGTCGACGTTCCTCCGCCCCCAGCAGGTCATCCGGTACTCCGCGACGGCCCTGACCGAGGTCGCACCGCACATCGTCGCGCTCGCGACCGAGGAGCAGCTGCCCGGCCACGGCGCCGCGGTCACCGAGCGGACCGGGCGCGCCTGA
- the nrdR gene encoding transcriptional regulator NrdR, protein MFCPFCRHPDSRVVDSRTSDDGTSIRRRRQCPNCGRRFSTTETASLNVVKRNGVTEPFSRDKIVSGVRKACQGRPVTDGDLAVLAQRVEETVRSSGSSQIDANDIGLAILAPLRELDEVAFLRFASVYQAFESLEDFEDAIGQLRLDHHAADPAGGAA, encoded by the coding sequence ATGTTCTGCCCCTTCTGCCGCCACCCGGACTCCCGCGTCGTCGACTCCCGCACGAGTGACGACGGCACCTCGATCCGTCGCCGCCGCCAGTGCCCGAACTGCGGGCGTCGGTTCTCGACGACCGAGACCGCCTCGCTCAACGTGGTGAAGCGCAACGGCGTCACCGAGCCGTTCAGCCGCGACAAGATCGTCTCCGGCGTGCGCAAGGCGTGCCAGGGCCGCCCGGTCACCGACGGCGACCTGGCCGTGCTCGCGCAGCGCGTCGAGGAGACCGTGCGGTCCTCGGGCTCGAGCCAGATCGATGCGAACGACATCGGGCTCGCGATCCTCGCGCCGCTTCGTGAGCTCGACGAGGTCGCGTTCCTGCGGTTCGCGAGCGTCTACCAGGCGTTCGAGTCGCTCGAGGACTTCGAGGACGCCATCGGACAGCTGCGCCTCGACCACCACGCGGCGGACCCTGCCGGCGGCGCGGCGTGA
- a CDS encoding quinone-dependent dihydroorotate dehydrogenase, with the protein MSGVAERIVRGGYAVVFRAVFANMDPERAHHLAFGVIKALPGIPVVSGIVERYSRPAAEDGVTTMGIHFPSRFGLAAGFDKDARGIAGLGLLGFGHVEVGTITAKPQPGNDRPRLFRLIADRALVNRMGFNNHGAARAARRLERARRNPGRPVIGVNIGKSRVVAVEDAVDDYLESTRLLAPFADYLAVNVSSPNTPGLRGLQEEDQLRPLLTAVRDAAGKTPVLVKIAPDLTDEQIDAVAGLAVALGLAGIIANNTTIERTGLVTPAEQVAAMGAGGLSGAPIAARSLEVLRRVRAAVPSDFCVVAVGGVTTEQDVQDRIDAGATLVQGYTAFLYEGPTWATRINRLRRRRLRRAAR; encoded by the coding sequence GTGAGCGGCGTCGCCGAGCGGATCGTCCGCGGCGGGTACGCCGTCGTGTTCCGTGCCGTGTTCGCGAACATGGACCCGGAACGGGCACACCACCTGGCCTTCGGGGTGATCAAGGCGCTGCCCGGGATCCCCGTCGTGAGCGGCATCGTCGAGCGGTACTCCCGCCCCGCGGCCGAGGACGGCGTGACGACGATGGGCATCCACTTCCCGTCGCGATTCGGGCTTGCGGCCGGCTTCGACAAGGACGCCCGCGGCATCGCCGGCCTCGGACTGCTCGGCTTCGGCCACGTCGAGGTCGGCACCATCACGGCGAAGCCGCAGCCCGGCAACGACCGTCCGCGGCTGTTCCGCCTGATCGCCGACCGGGCGCTCGTCAACCGGATGGGCTTCAACAACCACGGTGCAGCCCGCGCCGCCCGTCGCCTCGAGCGCGCGCGACGGAACCCGGGGCGACCGGTGATCGGCGTCAACATCGGGAAGAGCCGCGTCGTCGCGGTCGAGGACGCCGTCGACGACTACCTGGAGTCGACCCGGCTCCTCGCGCCGTTCGCGGACTACCTCGCGGTGAACGTCAGCTCCCCGAACACGCCCGGCCTCCGCGGCCTGCAGGAGGAGGACCAGCTCCGACCGCTCCTGACCGCCGTGCGGGACGCCGCCGGGAAGACCCCGGTACTGGTGAAGATCGCGCCGGACCTGACCGACGAGCAGATCGACGCCGTCGCCGGACTCGCGGTGGCGCTCGGGCTCGCGGGCATCATCGCGAACAACACGACGATCGAGCGGACCGGGCTCGTGACCCCGGCCGAGCAGGTCGCGGCGATGGGTGCCGGCGGTCTGTCCGGTGCGCCGATCGCTGCCCGGTCGCTCGAGGTCCTGCGGCGGGTGCGCGCCGCGGTGCCGTCGGACTTCTGCGTCGTGGCCGTCGGTGGGGTCACCACCGAGCAGGACGTGCAGGACCGCATCGATGCGGGGGCGACGCTCGTGCAGGGCTACACGGCGTTCCTCTACGAGGGGCCGACCTGGGCGACGCGGATCAATCGTCTCCGTCGTCGTCGGTTGCGGCGCGCCGCGCGCTGA
- a CDS encoding DUF3043 domain-containing protein — MAKAAPKTNTTVNPSEEELLVEQGKGRPTPSRREREAANRRPLVGNSPQDKKAARARLNTEREKARVGMANGEERYLPAKDKGEQRRFVRDWIDARWNVGEVMMPVLVLFLILGFAAAQTVIASYALLMVWAFVALFVLDCIVLWLSLRKKLTAKFGEMQRGTFLYILTRAWQLRFLRLPKPQVRRGQYPAL, encoded by the coding sequence GTGGCGAAGGCAGCCCCCAAGACCAACACGACCGTCAACCCCTCCGAGGAAGAACTCCTCGTCGAGCAGGGCAAGGGTCGCCCGACGCCGTCGCGTCGCGAGCGTGAGGCAGCCAACCGCCGTCCCCTCGTCGGCAACAGCCCGCAGGACAAGAAGGCCGCGCGCGCCCGGCTGAACACCGAGCGCGAGAAGGCCCGCGTCGGCATGGCCAACGGCGAGGAACGGTACCTGCCCGCCAAGGACAAGGGCGAGCAGCGCCGGTTCGTGCGCGACTGGATCGATGCGCGCTGGAACGTGGGCGAGGTCATGATGCCCGTGCTCGTGCTCTTCCTGATCCTCGGCTTCGCCGCTGCGCAGACCGTGATCGCGTCGTACGCGCTCCTGATGGTCTGGGCGTTCGTGGCGCTGTTCGTGCTCGACTGCATCGTGCTCTGGCTGTCCCTGCGCAAGAAGCTCACCGCGAAGTTCGGCGAGATGCAGCGCGGGACCTTCCTCTACATCCTGACCCGGGCGTGGCAGCTGCGCTTCCTGCGCCTGCCGAAGCCGCAGGTGCGCCGCGGGCAGTACCCCGCGCTGTAG
- a CDS encoding dipeptidase, with protein sequence MTDTDQHSTATDPALLDALREHVQGALPTTIADLSALVRLPSVSWSAFDPANVQASAEAVADLARSTGVFADDAVRIVRSAVEGDTPSADTPTTDNDAATGTAAADGAADVELGQPAVLAVRPARNGKPTVMLYAHHDVQPQGDDALWETPPFEPTLRGDRLYGRGASDDKAGVMTHIASLRALHAQFGDDLDLGVVLFVEGEEEFGSRSFRTFLREQKEHLAADVIVVADSDNWSAEVPSITVSLRGNVTFKLTLTTLEHASHSGMFGGAAPDAMIPMARLLASLHDDAGSVAVEGLTAYEADVPERSDAELASDAALLEGVQPVGTGPVLSRMWFQPSITVTGLDVPSVANASNTLLPTVAARVSVRVAPGQAATDAFAAVERHLRAHVPFGARLELTEVDTGDGFLVDTAGWAVQEARTAMHEGWGNPAVEQGIGGSIPFVSDLAAEFPDAQILVTGVEDPDTRAHSPNESQHLGVLHRAIASETILLARLASRG encoded by the coding sequence ATGACCGACACCGACCAGCACAGCACCGCGACCGACCCCGCGCTCCTCGACGCCCTGCGCGAACACGTCCAGGGGGCGCTGCCGACCACGATCGCGGACCTCTCCGCCCTGGTCCGGCTGCCGTCGGTTTCCTGGTCGGCCTTCGACCCGGCGAACGTGCAGGCGAGCGCCGAGGCCGTCGCGGACCTGGCGCGCTCCACCGGGGTCTTCGCCGACGACGCCGTCCGCATCGTCCGCTCGGCCGTCGAGGGCGACACCCCGAGCGCGGACACCCCGACCACCGACAACGACGCCGCCACCGGCACCGCAGCCGCCGACGGCGCCGCAGACGTCGAACTCGGCCAGCCCGCGGTCCTCGCGGTCCGCCCGGCCCGGAACGGCAAGCCCACCGTGATGCTCTACGCGCACCACGACGTGCAGCCCCAGGGCGACGACGCACTCTGGGAGACCCCGCCCTTCGAGCCGACCCTCCGCGGCGACCGCCTCTACGGCCGCGGCGCCTCGGACGACAAGGCCGGCGTGATGACCCACATCGCCTCGCTCCGGGCCCTGCACGCGCAGTTCGGCGACGACCTCGACCTCGGCGTCGTGCTGTTCGTCGAGGGCGAGGAGGAGTTCGGCTCCCGGTCGTTCCGCACGTTCCTGCGCGAGCAGAAGGAGCACCTCGCCGCCGACGTCATCGTCGTGGCGGACAGCGACAACTGGTCGGCCGAGGTCCCCTCCATCACGGTCTCGCTGCGCGGCAACGTCACGTTCAAGCTCACCCTGACGACGCTCGAGCACGCCAGCCACAGCGGCATGTTCGGGGGAGCGGCCCCGGACGCGATGATCCCGATGGCCCGCCTGCTCGCCTCGCTGCACGACGACGCCGGCTCGGTCGCGGTCGAGGGGCTCACGGCGTACGAGGCCGACGTCCCCGAGCGCTCCGACGCCGAGCTCGCCTCCGACGCCGCGCTCCTCGAGGGCGTGCAGCCGGTCGGCACCGGCCCGGTGCTGTCCCGTATGTGGTTCCAGCCGTCGATCACGGTCACCGGCCTGGACGTCCCGAGCGTCGCGAACGCCTCGAACACGCTGCTGCCGACGGTCGCCGCGCGGGTCTCGGTCCGCGTCGCCCCCGGGCAGGCCGCCACCGACGCGTTCGCCGCCGTCGAGCGTCACCTCCGCGCGCACGTGCCGTTCGGTGCGCGACTCGAGCTCACCGAGGTCGACACGGGCGACGGCTTCCTCGTCGACACCGCCGGCTGGGCCGTCCAGGAGGCCCGCACGGCCATGCACGAGGGCTGGGGCAACCCCGCCGTCGAGCAGGGCATCGGCGGCTCGATCCCGTTCGTGTCCGACCTGGCCGCGGAGTTCCCGGACGCGCAGATCCTGGTGACCGGCGTCGAGGACCCGGACACCCGCGCGCACAGCCCGAACGAGTCGCAGCACCTGGGCGTCCTGCACCGCGCGATCGCGTCCGAGACGATCCTGCTGGCACGACTGGCGTCGCGCGGCTGA
- a CDS encoding HesB/IscA family protein, producing MSDTIIDNAPATDARSHGVALSETAAAKVASLLEQEGRDDLRLRLAVQPGGCSGLIYQLYFDERLLDGDATAEFGSGVEVVVDKMSVPYLDGATIDFEDTIQKQGFTIDNPNAQGSCACGDSFH from the coding sequence ATGAGCGACACCATCATCGACAACGCACCGGCGACGGACGCACGCTCGCACGGCGTCGCGCTCAGCGAGACGGCCGCGGCGAAGGTGGCGAGCCTGCTGGAGCAGGAGGGCCGCGACGACCTCCGCCTGCGCCTGGCGGTCCAGCCCGGCGGGTGCTCGGGCCTGATCTACCAGCTGTACTTCGACGAGCGCCTGCTCGACGGCGACGCCACGGCCGAGTTCGGCAGCGGGGTCGAGGTCGTCGTCGACAAGATGAGCGTCCCGTACCTCGACGGCGCGACCATCGACTTCGAGGACACCATCCAGAAGCAGGGCTTCACCATCGACAACCCCAACGCGCAGGGCAGCTGCGCGTGCGGCGACAGCTTCCACTGA
- the coxB gene encoding aa3-type cytochrome oxidase subunit II, whose amino-acid sequence MRSNRRIRWAAVPVAVGLVIALAGCSQQQLNGWLPGTEETKDVTNHTSRVVGLWTTSWVVLLAVGLIVWGLIIWAAIVYRRRKGQTGLPVQMRYNMPLEIFYTIVPLILVLGFFAFTAKDQSAIEKPFTDPDATIHVYGKRWAWDFNYIDKDNPEDSVYYQGIQAQEEENGNGSIDESQLPTLYLPVDKKVKIELSSRDVDHSFWIIDFLYKKDMLPGKTNYEYFIPQKIGTYQGKCAELCGEYHSLMLFQVKVVSDSDYEKYLDTLREQGKVGLLGNEYDTNTNEPNNKAPVEASSENK is encoded by the coding sequence GTGCGTTCGAATCGCCGTATACGTTGGGCGGCCGTCCCGGTGGCCGTCGGTCTGGTCATCGCACTGGCTGGCTGCTCGCAGCAGCAGCTGAACGGGTGGCTCCCCGGCACGGAGGAGACGAAGGACGTCACGAACCACACGAGCCGCGTCGTCGGCCTGTGGACCACCAGCTGGGTCGTCCTGCTCGCGGTGGGTCTCATCGTGTGGGGCCTCATCATCTGGGCCGCGATCGTCTACCGCCGCCGCAAGGGCCAGACCGGCCTCCCGGTGCAGATGCGGTACAACATGCCGCTCGAGATCTTCTACACGATCGTGCCGCTCATCCTGGTGCTCGGCTTCTTCGCCTTCACCGCCAAGGACCAGTCCGCGATCGAGAAGCCCTTCACGGACCCCGACGCGACGATCCACGTCTACGGCAAGCGCTGGGCGTGGGACTTCAACTACATCGACAAGGACAACCCCGAGGACAGCGTCTACTACCAGGGCATCCAGGCCCAGGAAGAAGAGAACGGGAACGGCTCGATCGACGAGTCCCAGCTGCCGACGCTGTACCTGCCGGTCGACAAGAAGGTCAAGATCGAGCTCAGCTCGCGCGACGTCGACCACTCGTTCTGGATCATCGACTTCCTCTACAAGAAGGACATGCTCCCGGGCAAGACGAACTACGAGTACTTCATCCCGCAGAAGATCGGCACGTACCAGGGCAAGTGCGCGGAGCTCTGCGGTGAGTACCACTCGCTGATGCTCTTCCAGGTCAAGGTCGTGTCCGACTCGGACTACGAGAAGTACCTCGACACGCTGCGCGAGCAGGGCAAGGTCGGTCTGCTCGGCAACGAGTACGACACCAACACGAACGAACCGAACAACAAGGCGCCGGTCGAGGCGTCGAGCGAGAACAAGTAG
- the ctaD gene encoding aa3-type cytochrome oxidase subunit I, with protein sequence MTTSLVGQPTRPSTPDFQASKVGRKGNIIVRWITSTDHKTIGYMYLIASFVFFLLAGVMALVIRAQLFEPGLHVVATKEQYNQLFTMHGTIMLLMFATPLFSGFANAIMPLQIGAPDVAFPRLNGFAFWLYLFGSLIAVGGFLTPQGAASFGWFAYAPLSDTTFTPGLGGTLWVFGLGMTGFSTILGAVNFITTIITMRAPGMTMFRMSIFTWNTLVTSLLVLMAFPVLAAALFGLGLDRVFDAQIYNPANGGALLWQHLFWFFGHPEVYIIALPFFGIVSEVFPVFSRKPIFGYKTLVYATISIAALSVTVWAHHMYVTGGVLLPWFSLMTMLIAVPTGVKIFNWVGTMWRGSVTFETPLLWAVGFLITFTFGGLTGVILASPPLDFHVSDSYFVVAHFHYVVFGTVVFAMFSGFYFWWPKWTGKMLNERLGKIHFWLLFIGFHTTFLIQHWLGVIGMPRRYATYLPNDGFTWMNQLSTIGSMILAISFLPFIFNVYVTARNAPKVAVNDPWGYGRSLEWATSCPPPRHNFTSIPRIRSESPAFDLNHPEAGVPIGVGPAKDAPDAPTYDAAKGEVK encoded by the coding sequence ATGACAACGTCACTCGTCGGCCAGCCGACCAGGCCCTCGACGCCGGACTTCCAGGCGTCGAAGGTCGGGCGGAAGGGCAACATCATCGTCCGGTGGATCACCTCCACCGACCACAAGACCATCGGGTACATGTACCTGATCGCCTCGTTCGTCTTCTTCCTGCTCGCGGGTGTGATGGCGCTGGTCATCCGTGCCCAGCTCTTCGAGCCCGGCCTGCACGTGGTCGCGACGAAGGAGCAGTACAACCAGCTCTTCACGATGCACGGCACGATCATGCTGCTGATGTTCGCGACGCCGCTCTTCTCGGGCTTCGCGAACGCGATCATGCCGCTGCAGATCGGTGCGCCGGACGTCGCCTTCCCGCGTCTGAACGGGTTCGCCTTCTGGCTGTACCTGTTCGGCTCGCTCATCGCGGTCGGTGGCTTCCTCACCCCGCAGGGCGCCGCGTCCTTCGGGTGGTTCGCCTACGCGCCACTGAGTGACACGACGTTCACACCGGGTCTCGGGGGCACGCTCTGGGTCTTCGGCCTCGGCATGACGGGCTTCTCGACGATCCTCGGCGCGGTGAACTTCATCACGACGATCATCACGATGCGTGCCCCCGGCATGACGATGTTCCGCATGTCGATCTTCACGTGGAACACCCTCGTGACCTCGCTGCTCGTGCTGATGGCCTTCCCGGTCCTCGCCGCCGCGCTGTTCGGCCTCGGTCTCGACCGTGTGTTCGACGCCCAGATCTACAACCCGGCCAACGGCGGGGCACTGCTGTGGCAGCACCTGTTCTGGTTCTTCGGGCACCCCGAGGTGTACATCATCGCGCTGCCGTTCTTCGGCATCGTGTCCGAGGTCTTCCCGGTCTTCAGCCGCAAGCCGATCTTCGGGTACAAGACCCTCGTCTACGCGACCATCTCCATCGCGGCCCTCTCGGTCACGGTGTGGGCGCACCACATGTACGTCACCGGTGGCGTCCTGCTCCCGTGGTTCTCGCTCATGACGATGCTCATCGCGGTCCCGACCGGCGTGAAGATCTTCAACTGGGTCGGCACGATGTGGCGCGGTTCGGTCACGTTCGAGACGCCGCTCCTGTGGGCCGTCGGCTTCCTCATCACCTTCACGTTCGGTGGTCTCACCGGTGTGATCCTGGCGTCGCCGCCGCTCGACTTCCACGTGTCCGACTCGTACTTCGTCGTCGCGCACTTCCACTACGTGGTCTTCGGCACCGTCGTGTTCGCGATGTTCTCCGGCTTCTACTTCTGGTGGCCGAAGTGGACCGGCAAGATGCTCAACGAGCGCCTCGGCAAGATCCACTTCTGGCTCCTGTTCATCGGCTTCCACACGACGTTCCTCATCCAGCACTGGCTGGGCGTCATCGGCATGCCGCGTCGCTACGCGACCTACCTGCCGAACGACGGGTTCACCTGGATGAACCAGCTGTCGACGATCGGCTCGATGATCCTCGCGATCTCGTTCCTGCCGTTCATCTTCAACGTCTACGTCACGGCCCGGAACGCGCCGAAGGTCGCCGTGAACGACCCGTGGGGCTACGGCCGCTCGCTCGAGTGGGCGACCAGCTGCCCGCCGCCCCGGCACAACTTCACGTCGATCCCGCGGATCCGTTCCGAGTCCCCGGCCTTCGACCTGAACCACCCCGAAGCGGGTGTGCCGATCGGTGTGGGTCCTGCGAAGGACGCACCGGACGCTCCGACCTACGACGCCGCGAAGGGCGAGGTGAAGTAA
- a CDS encoding cytochrome c oxidase subunit 4, giving the protein MRANVNLFWILFGFFILADATYTIWAMLYYGHPEWVGTVAIGLTGIMSAFIAFYLGKVMSSQGGVLPEDRADANIEDGDAELGHFSPWSWWPILLAGSTAVCFLGLAAGLWIVPIGLALVTVTLVGWVYEYYRGNFGH; this is encoded by the coding sequence ATGCGCGCCAACGTCAACCTGTTCTGGATCCTCTTCGGGTTCTTCATCCTCGCGGACGCCACGTACACCATCTGGGCGATGCTCTACTACGGGCACCCGGAGTGGGTGGGCACGGTCGCGATCGGCCTCACCGGCATCATGAGCGCGTTCATCGCGTTCTACCTCGGAAAGGTGATGTCGTCGCAGGGCGGGGTCCTCCCGGAGGACCGTGCCGACGCCAACATCGAGGACGGCGACGCCGAGCTCGGGCACTTCAGCCCGTGGTCGTGGTGGCCGATCCTCCTGGCCGGCTCCACCGCCGTCTGCTTCCTCGGTCTCGCCGCCGGCCTGTGGATCGTCCCGATCGGGCTCGCGCTCGTCACCGTGACGCTCGTCGGCTGGGTCTACGAGTACTACCGCGGCAACTTCGGGCACTGA